TCAATTAACAAAGTGTGAACATAatgttcatttcctttcttattaTCCTCATCTTTCAAACTTCTCTCGCATGAGAGAATGTGATTCTTCATTCCCTCCTCGTGCATTCTCAAAGATTTTTCACTTGACCCAAGAAAGAGATCTTTCAATGTAGTATATTTCTCCTCAAATTCAGTAAAAACTTTTTCACAACTACTACTACTTGCACCATGAGACAAATCAATTAGATGtgtctttaattgttgaaaggttttatTTATCTCCATTAAGCTCCCACCATCAACCTAGTGATATATAGGAACTCGattaataacatcataatacaaGGGTTCACTACTAATATTGATACTCACAATGAATATTGTAAACTTACTCgtttaataacatctttgtttggattgatttcaaatttttcatcCTCCTCATTCTCACCCTCTATTGTCATCGCATTTCCATCCACGCAATCCCTTATCTCATTTTGTATCACCCATATTTTGACCTAtaatatattcatcaaaatataacatatatcagatttaaaatcactaaaaactTAAACCAATATTAAACGATTTTTGAAACTATAACTTACATTGTCATTTGCATAGCCACCgagttttttcaatctttgtttcATATCCAGCACTTCATCATCTCCCAAGCAATAATCCGAGCAGAAGGTCGAGTATATAGCGGTAGAAATTTCTCTTCGAACGATATATGCTCGTGGTAGAATAACCGCGATTATATTTTACATAGATATATAGTTAgttcacaaattttattataacaaattcGAAATTCACTATGATGTAAATTATGTACAAGGACATtaccattaaaaacaataagcaaTCGGAAACCCCACTTTGTTGTTTCCTCTTAAACTCTTCAATCCCGTGCACAAGATAAGACAACACATATTCAACCCaatttcatcttctttattgaatcgatgtcttccacaagatgtaaaaaaaaatgtttcacaaaaagcttcattgttgggcacaataatgcacccaacacaaataatacaaaatgaaCTTTGAAATCGTTTCCACCTTCTTTATCctccctaatttgattttctaatatcactaatggcaatcgcccctttttatcacaatattttttacataaatcattcttatggctaacatctttgttcatgtcaatcttcaaccctcttgccctcaatcccataataaattcaacatcaaatgAGGATAATTTGATACAAATATTATACAACTCTAACATATAAGTGTTCGGATTGAaactatttatcaaccaaagacataatccatgatcaattttcctacatcgaagttgcaagaggctaccaaatcctatttcttctatagttgttttttgttttggttctaattcttcaataacTCTAATCACTCGCTCGAGTGAGCATCAAGTTTGAAGATATAACTAAAAAGATACACACacatcaaacatgtttacattaatataatttgcaACAAATAcaaaagtaatgaaattttatattcattacaaaaaaattacctttggaCCCACACccttttgaaatgaatattgttttgaactttcttttgaCTTTGCCATGAaatcttctttttctactttgaAAGTGCATTCTACTTCTTgcccaattttttcctcaactatATTAATTGGTCACTtactttaaattctaattttaaaatgtaattatattagcCACAACAATATTACtccttacatcatcatttatcttcacTCTTTTATCCTTCTTTTTATCATGACCAATTGATCGttactacaaaacaatttcaaaaaaatataactataacaacaacaacaacaaaaatacattaaaaaaacatatttttttttacatatttctattttcccttaCTAGTAATGTATTCAAGCTCCGATATGCCTCTTTGGATTTCTAACAACATCAACACCATCGCGTTCgctcctaaaaattaaatcaaatcattaaagtcattttttataatatgatttcagatataataaattaatcaaacatacttttacCACCACATTATctcaacataagtttttttacatttcaataaattttatattcatatcttactacaatcaatcaaatactaaataaaatacaaatatcatTACCACTACAAAATCCTCCCTAAATCTCTCTACATTTTAAATGGTGACAAAATTagcatataaatttttttcaatgttcaattATGGATCTAaccacattatttttcattaatgtgatcaatccataaatctaataaaaaaaacatgaaatctaAGGGAtacaatattgtaaaacacattatcaatactcacatttttttttcttaatatagaaCTCGGCAAATAATTACAACACAACCGCCTTttgattaacaaaaaaattgtgtCCTTTTCAGCTTTCTTTCTCTTAGTACTACACGtcgccttcttcttcttccagctACGTCTTCAATTCGGGTCTTCAAACCACAAAATTTAGAACCTGAAAACACCTCTTagacaaaatatcaaatatgaagaaaatacaaGGGTTATGGAAAGGAAATGAAGAGCGGGAATATCACACTCTTTACTTCAAACCCCGAAAAAACCCCAaatgtgaaaaattaaatatggacATAAATAGAGAGGGATACGGAGAAAAGAGAGAAGTCGGAAAGATGCCACCCGAAACAGCTAGAATATCTCACCCGAAAACACCCAACAACATGAAAACATCCAACAATACACGAAGACAACTAAAAACACCCGAAAATAACAGCTGGTGGAGATGAGCAGAAAACACAAGTACCCGGAAAGAGCCAAGTATGGAGAAGAGAGGAAAATATGGGGAAACTCGACAAAAGGGAGAAATAACAGCTACCCGACCTGGCTGTGGAGGATGAGTGGAGAAGATACCAGATGAGGAAGGGAAAACGGGGAAAATGGGAGAGAACAAGAAGGAGAACAACCACCCGATCCAACTATAGAGGATGACTAGAGAAAAGAGCAAATTAGGTGAGAGAAAAACGGGAAATGGGTGAGAGAATAGGGTGAGGAACAGCTACACGGCCGGCTATGGAGGAGAAGAAAGCAAATTAGGGGAGGAGAAACGGGAAaaagatgagagagagagaaaataggtagtcattttttttccccttttcattTGGATGGCTGAGATTTAATCTGTTTCATCCAACGGTTGAAAAAAAAAGCGAGGCATGCTACCTCCAGAGGCACTATAGAATTCTCCAAGGATAAAATCTGATCGAGATTTAAGTTGACCAACCAAAATGTAGAGAatataagggtttgtttggttgttgtttttgaaaactgttctgaaaaacaatttttagtgttttcataagaaaaaaaaaacatgtttggtttaattaataaaaaagttttttagaataagtaaaacaaaaaacatgtttgaaagttatttttttaattaataaattattttctttcattaacttgatattataaatatataaataatttttttatgcacaattttaaaaaaaaattattccattttgaaatttttacactagttataatttttttaaacaaatgatgactttgtaacatatgtaagtatattaatttcaatcatttaaggaaaaagaaagggcTTGCGGATGAGGGTGTGGTGGTTGGGTGGAGCTCACCTTCatggaaacacaaaaaacagttaagaaaatacaaaaagaatgaagagaaaacacgaaaaacaatctattctttaaacaatgaaaaaaaaatgaaaacgtctttttattgttctcaaaaaaatagtttttgataacatagaaaacacaaaaaacaaaaaaaacatctagggatggcaacggggcgggtttttttgggtacccgcccgcccctaatgggacggggttaaaatttattaaacgggtttggcgggtatgggattttttttttaacccgaGGCAGGTTCGGGGCGGGTTCAGGTATTGCCCATCCCTCCCCGTCCCGtcccgtttacatataaaattaattttaaaattaatttaatttaaaatttaattttactatttttaatatatagataataataaatttttttaataaaataagttataaaaaatataataattttattatttataaaatatatttattttaatgtaattaaataaaaataaaaataaaaagctaaacgggacggggttgggatgggggtgacccgtcccgaacccgccccgttgccattcctaaaCACATCTCCTTccctaaacatgtttttaatgttttttgttttcaagaacagaaaacagttatTGAAAACAATAATCAACCCAAGCCTAAAGCTCTAAATATGCCACATGAgaagtttaaaattttccttcaaaaaacaatattaaaaaaatattttcatatttgattttactaaaaaaaaaaaatacaataaataaaagggtTTATTACATGTTAGCCCTCAACCTATACcgtgttttgcacattgcctcctcaagtttaaaattgagcaatgtacccttcatatttttaaaattgcatGCAATGTGCATTTTCTGAATCAcgatgttatatttttttacagaATGACATGTGTTCTCTTCGTGATCAAAGGcaaaatgatcatttttttaataagtaaggaaaaaagagtcatttcattttaaaaccccaaaaccctaacccaacctttcttctttctttcttcgtTTTCTATCACCACATTTTCTCGACAACCAAACAAGcttagattaaaagaaaaaaaatctgctTGACCTAGCAATTAAagcattaaatcaaaatattatcacgatccaaaacaaccaaattcaaatcatcaaacaaaaaatgatcaaaaaacaatataaaaatccaaaaaaaaaaatcaattcaaaattcaaatgacaATATTATCAAATTCAACGAAAATGCTTGAgaaacaaaaacatgaaaatggaAACTTTTCTTAAGCATTTCTAATCCTTTCTCTCATTTAAATTTCCacgatgaaaaaaaaaaaaggatttaaagaaattggaaaatatAGAATTTGGCAAGTTTGAAGCAATTGGTAGATTAATCGTGTGGTGAGGTAAGTTTCATAATTGTGGGCAAAATTGGGGAGGAATTTATTGACGTGGTCGAATATTTGAAGAGCGAGGCCGAGGTCGAGGTTTTGCAGGTGTTTGGGGGAGGCATTGGGGCTAGGGTTTGATTAGGAGAGTGACGGTGTAGGATTTGAGGAGGGCGGAGTCCCCAATGGCAAGGTGATGGTGCGATGGGTGGTTGGTGAAGGGATCCACGACGACAAAGGCAGAACAACAGACGAAGATTGAGGGGAGGAATGAACATATGAAAGAGggagggttagggttttggggttttttaaatgaaatgacCCTTTTGCCCTCATTTAAATAGGTCACATGGAGAACACATGCACCTTCTATCTAATTAAAGTAACACCATTATTCCAAAAATGCACATtgcataaaacataaaaaggtATATTATTCGATTTTAAATTCAATGGGGCAATGTACAAAACACATTATAGATTAGGAAGGgaaagtgtaataaaccctaaataaaaactaatataattaaaatcaattaaaagctcatacatttttaaattatttaatttttatataaatgatttaaaataacttaaatgagtttaaaataacatataaaaaacaattcatttactttaatttttttatttttcatccactctttctttctttttacttcaaatataaatagaatACTTTAAAAATGTATATGTGACACCACTTAATTAGTGGTCCCTTATCAACAAGTATACACAAAAGTATATTTCTCTGCTATAACaaaatcctttattttttcctttttatttcctttccctCACAATTTCCCCTCAAGAaccaaacaaaaacaatattccacatgtttcaataaaaaaaaaaaaccacatgaATTCGACACAAAGAATGACAAGCTACTAACTCAAATCTCAGAACTAGAAATCCCATATCCAATGGGTTACTGGATCCATATAAGAGTGCAATTGGGTCATAGTCATTACTTACAAATAATGTAtcatttattactattatctgtCAATTGTGATATGCACATGCCCTACCTTATAATTGCAGAAGCATTATAAGCCACCAGATGATTGTTATCAGTCTGCAAATTGACCTGCACCAGAATGATGTCCCGATCACCACCAAACAATAATCTCTCAGTTCAGTGTTTGAAAGATGTAACCTATTCTGCAAGAAACCCAGATAGAATTATATACAGAGAAAACACAACTACAAAGAAGAGAGATCCTTCATAGATATAGGTGTAGAAGAGGATGAGGAGAGAAGAGAGGAAAGGAGGAAGACAAAGAATGAACACCCAAAATGTGGTTCCCAGAAACAATACCACATCTACCACTATAATCCAAGCCAAATATGGAGAATCTCAGGAGAAACTCCCCAAAAAAGGTAATTGATGAGAGGCCTATCACCATCTTATCAGCCCCCTGGTTCAAATCAATGGGTACATATCTTTTCCCGGAGAAGAAGCAATGACGGTATCTGGGGAATAAGCATCGGCTAACTCTGTGCCAGCAGCCGCGGTAATACAGAGGATGCAAGCGTTATCCGGAATGATTGGGCGTAAAGCGTCTGTAGGTGGCTTTTTAAGTCCGCCGTCAAATCCCAGGGCTCAACCCTGGACAGGCGGTGGAAACTACCAAGCTGGAGTACGGTAGGGGCAGAGGGAATTTCCGGTGGAGCGGTGAAATGCGTAGAGATCGGAAAGAACACCAACGGCGAAAGCACTCTGCTGGGCCGACACTGACAATGAGAGACGAAAGCTAGAGGAGCGAATGGGATTAGATACCCCAGTAGTCCTAGCCATAAACCCCCTTTTCCTGAGACACCCAAGAAGCTTTGTCAATAAATTCTCTCTCATCCACCATAAGGTTAGGAACACCTTGTGATTTCACTTCTTTCAGGCCTTCCACTAAAGTTCCAATCAAAACTCTAATCACTCAAACCAATAATTCTCACCATGAAGCCTTAAAAAATTGGatagaattgtttttcaattCTGTAATAAGCCTGAATCCTTTTCAACCATGTGAATCTAAATAATAATGAATGCAGTTATTAGCATTGAGCGTTCtaaccaaataaaatataaacaaataaatctTCATCCACTCTCCTCCTAACTTTTGTCACAATTAttctagtttaaaatttttattttattataattttttcttcaattttgttcattcaaatcaaataaaaaaattgagaattttttctttcattgtttGGAAGATAAAAATAcaacaattaaataaacaaataaaaataatatatcagcAACCAAAGCAAACAACAAAGAAGCAATGAGAACATTGAGAAGTCAGAACTGAGAAGTAGACCTCACCTACAGGTTGTGGGCCCCATGAAAGGTATTGGAGTTCCATGTTGTTCTCCTCTTGAGTTGTCCCACATCGAAAAATATGAAGCCAGCAATGTCTTCATATGTACCAGCTCTCCCACTAAAACTTCTATTCGGAGACATTCGATAAAATCGGAACAATATAGAGAAGATTAGCATGGCCCCTGCACAAGGATGACACGCACAAATCGAGAAAtggtccaaattttttttttttctcccctgAATCAAAATTTGTCCTCCATCTCAAACTATTAACTTTAATCAAACACAGTAAGTGTGTTGTAGCCCTAGCACCATTGCTAGTTAACAAGGACTTAAATGCCTAAACACAACAAACTCTACAAAAATAACCACATAGCCCTATTGCCTCACAAGGGCTTCTTGCATCCAACTCATTTCTGCTCCATTGCATTTTCCCCTTTCCCCTTTCCCTCAACCATCTGTATCACCATACGGTTTTCAAATATATTCTTCAATATTAGCCTTTTGAATGCAACATTTGATAGAAACCTTTTCTTGCTTAACTCTTAGCAACTTATAGTATGAGCCATGTGAGTTACAGTAGCACTGTAAACCATCAGATACTACCAGTAATTTGATCTGCACCAGAATAACCGATGCTACTTCCCAATAGCACCCATGGACACCACCCATTTttctaaccaaaaataaataaaaaccttgTTGTGAGCCAATATATAGCTAAGGATAAAAAGGGTTTATCAACTTATGCTGCTTGCTCATCATAGCATGGTTGAGTTTGTTTCCTGTCAACAAATACAACCAGCACTCCAATCACTGCAATGAGGTGCTCCAATTTACTTCCTGTCTATGCCATGGGAGACTATCAATTTTTTGAGCTTTCGAATGTGAACAAAAATTGCATACAGAGCGCTTTCAACTATGAACAAAAATTACATTACAGGGCCTATCTCTGCTTCAGAATCAGCCATTTCTCTGAAACATGAACTGAAGTATGGTCAATCAAGTGCCTTAGACAGTTACCCAGTAAAATGAATTCTACatcttagaaaaacaaaaaggaaaaataaggatTAAATCCCTAATCATAGCCAACTTGGTCTTGGCCCATGCAAGCTTAATTCAATTGAAAGCTTTGAGGTTGCAGGTCTAAAAACTTTGGGTCTTACACTTGCCTGAATAAGAAGATGGACATGGTGTTGTCCTTTATAGtaactatatatctaaaaatgAATCTGAAAGGGAAGAAAGGGCAGAAAGGGACCGCATTCAAATATAAGCAGAATATCTTCAAGTTGCTTCCTTGAATAAAGTGTACGATCATCCCAACAAAGCTCATGAATTGACTGCTATAAGGTTATGAATTGTGAACCATATGATAACGAGATGGTTGAAAGTGAACTGCCTTTATATAATTTTGTAGTCAAGCAAGAAGTCTTCAACCAATAATCTGTCAAGAGTTGAGTGTCTGAAAGATGTAATCGTTCTTTTATCAGTGGCaagaataattaataattacaaatagagaaaatataatcataaaaaatagaaatacaagATAGGAAGAGAAGGTGAAAAAACAGAGAACAAATGCCCAACATGCAACTCATAAACAACACTGCAGCCTGGAATAGCCCAAGTAAAATCTGGAGAAACTCAAGGATGGTTAGTCCCTAAAAAAAGGGCAAATGATGAGATTCCCTAGACCACCTTTATCAGCCTGGTTTTCCAAGCAAATAAGCAACCCATATTGCAACCAATGGGCATATCCCCGTAACTCCAAGACACCTAATAAAGCATAGTTGTTAAATCTTTCTCCAACAGAATGTTAGGGAGACCCTATTATCTCAACTCTTTCAGCCTTCTATTAAGGCTTAGTTCAAATGCAGACCAAAACTCTTATTTCCCAAAGGAACATAATTCTAACTATATAGGCATAAGAATTACCATCTCTCTTTCAAACAAGCatcaattaaataattcttttttttccttaaaatatgGAGCATTTGCAGTTAATCACAAACCCAAACCCATATTACTTCCCCAGGTGGATACcgcatttccatttccatttcaatTTCACATACCATGGTCATCCATGTAGCAAGCTTTCTTAATTTGTTAAGACTGGCCAAAGACTAAGAGCTCAACCTCAGACCTTCAGCTAAGAAACTGTATGAAGTATGAACATAGGAGTTATGGTGAAACATTGTTAATTTGGAAACCAATGGCTAGTTAGTGAAAGTTGAACCTACTCAGCATATCTCATGTTTCTATAACTGGCGATAAGGTGTTCAAAGTTatattataatgattttttttatttttttttggttaagttTTGTGGTCCAATCCATTTCATGGAATGAAAATCTCTTACTAAGAGATTATTCAGGAAACATAAACACAATACTCTGAAACCATAAAATTAATCCTACACTAAATAACATCAAACTAATCAATAGATACCCAAAATATAATACCCTAACCCTAAAcactaaacaaaaataattctcaCTGGATTCTACAAACGTCCGTTGTGAAAAGACTTGAACAAGGAAACTAACATTTCAAACAACACTAACCCAACCAATATCCAACTAATACAGAAATATTAGTAACCAAAGCTACAATACAAAGTAAGATCTTATTTGACTAACTTCCATGTTGCACGCACCACACACACCCACACATTCACCTAGAAACTAAGAAATTTATGATAGTGCCCCAGAACCATCTGATTTTTGCAATATTATCACATAAATAGATACTGCTACCAGATAGAAACAATAGTATAAGTGATTGAATAATTGTTAGTGAATAAGAGAATGCATAATTAAAAGAACACTGAGCAGCTAGCTTATGTGGACTAAGTTACAGATATCAGCAGCTAATGTGCCTCCGTATGCCCAGATTCGTTTAATTCCCAAATCATTGGACAAGGGAACACAGCTAGacaatccaatttttttctctcatcacATTCTGTACCTTAGGTCAAATTAAAGTTCATAATTAAGATAGAATGTCCAGCATCAGTCGAAGGTTAATTACAAtgaaattattagttttgaatACTTCATGCACTTTGAAAGTGTTCATGTAACATAGTTGAACAGTCCATAATATGAATACCAAACATAAACCCAGAATATGGTTTCCTCAGTATCTTTTAGGCACAAAATTGATTGGCAAGGGGAAAGATGTAGAACTATATACTGTTATTATAATTGAGATAAGAAAAACcagtaaaaacaaataaatgaatccTATCAACAATTCTTTAACAAGTATATCAACTAAAAGCATAAAAGTGTACTGATAAAAGAATACAGCAGTCTGATCAAAACTACTTACAAATCGGAGTGCATCAACTGAAAGCATAGGAGTTGATAACTTTGgcacaatttatttattataagaaTGAACATAGTGCACAGTATGAAACATCTGCAATAGCAgaattttttcctcaactagcATGGAAATTGTGCAATCATATTGCTGGTCCCAAATAACCAAAGCATATTATCAAGAAACTTGGAGTTTTGTGGATGTGTAGATTAGTAGCTCGGATGGATGTTTAATGGTGAAATTGTTTGCATCCATGAAATTAATACTGAACACAAAACTTGAAGCCAGCTATCCATTTGATATCAGAACTGCAatgatgctatgaagagctaaGCTACAGTCTGCATTTTAAATTAGCTAAATTGGCTAACAACACATCGTGTCCTCAAGAAAATATATAGGCATAAAATGTCAAATTAGTGGAGTTTTTGAGGCTAACAACTGTAAAAATTTGTAGTTGTCTTGAATTTAGCTATTGactataagaaaataataataacaatgaagaAAGTCATTATGTATTGATAAAAGTCCAGAAAAGTTCAAAAAAAGGGTTTGGACTCTATATTCCAAAATAAAGTACATGTATTACAATGGTAATATGAGAAAAGGAAGTCTAAAAACGACTAAAGTCTCTATATTTTAGATACCATGTAGTTGGCAATTAGGTAGCATCTTTAATGAAAACATGAACTCTTCTAGATATGTTTAAAAGTAGCAGACATACAACAATGTGATAAAGAATATAAGATGCCATATATCCATTTATACAAAAGTACTCTCTGTACCAATATTAGTTAGGCTTGAGTCCTTGAGTTGGCTAACTTTTTAGATTGCAGGATGTCCGATTGGCTCCTCGCTTACTAAGTCTCCCCTTAGGAGGAAATCCAAGAGTAGTTTCCTTTTTGGACCTGGTTATAAAAAGAATTTCTAGATGACTAGATGCATGAAAGGAAGCATACTTATCCATAGGTGATAGGGTCACTCATGTGCAATCATGCTTATCCCTTGTCCCTTTGTATTTCCTATCTTTCATCCAAGCTTTAGTTGAAGTACCCTTTGGtattgagagattgcaaagagatcaaagaagaaaagaaaaaccatctCTTAGGTCAGAAGCAGGTGCGTAAGTCCAAGTGGAGAGGGGGATTAGGCATTGAGAGAATATCATAAAGAATATAGTCCTTTGACAaaagtggttgtggaggttCCATGGAAGAGTGATGCTTTATGGCACAAGGTCCTCTTGAGTATCCATGAGTCAAACTCTAACGAATGCAATGCCAACTTTGTTGCCACATAGTCACATAAATGCCCTAGGAAGGCAAAATTTGCTTATGGGATGTTAGCTGTACATATCTGTACATACCATAATGTGGTTGTTTCCTTTAGGGATAACACCTTCCTAATCAGGTCTCTcaactgtatatatatatatgtattactcCTCTGATAagatatagaaaataagaagtaCCTTGATTTggttacatggtatcagagccattggCTCAAAGTCTGGGAGGTGTCAAGATCGGCCGGTACCCGAAGTCCGGCGACCTGAAGCTGAACGCGTGAGAAGCAGGACGCATCaactcacgcgccggcgcgtggtGACCTCCGATCAGTTGCGTGGGTGTCGCAATCCCGTTCTCTGGCCAAGGTGATCTCGCTCCGCTCTTGTTCTTTGAGATTCTGCCCTTGGGGTTCCGTGAATGAACCCTTTCCTGATCCCGATCTCTCTGGTTACCGCGAGTCACCGCTGCGATCCtcgagaaagaaagagagagatttgTGGATGGTGTTGAGATTCTGCCATTGGGACGCGTCGACGGAGATTGGTCAGATTTGTCACCTTCGCCGGAACCTTGCCCCTCGATCCACCTTCCTGAGACGCCTTCTTCTCAGATACGCGATTCGAACCCCGGTCTCAGATCCCGACACCCTCTCGACGCTGATCACCGGCGTTCCTCCTGCTCCGCCGCAACCCTAGATTCGCACTTTGCTCCGAATCTGGCCGGCTGT
The sequence above is drawn from the Vitis riparia cultivar Riparia Gloire de Montpellier isolate 1030 chromosome 6, EGFV_Vit.rip_1.0, whole genome shotgun sequence genome and encodes:
- the LOC117916334 gene encoding uncharacterized protein LOC117916334 encodes the protein MKQRLKKLGGYANDNVKIWVIQNEIRDCVDGNAMTIEGENEEDEKFEINPNKDVIKRVDGGSLMEINKTFQQLKTHLIDLSHGASSSSCEKVFTEFEEKYTTLKDLFLGSSEKSLRMHEEGMKNHILSCERSLKDEDNKKGNEHYVHTLLIDKLCTEDLNGKNEDACATSIEVHIIPDKNVDILPFPIKRTRRDYGKEPLRALCGFPEHVMKTRRKETKQIQGFPLCIQFKEDGKTSSIRDVVDAQSFNVLQSLVADYDFNKALSKRFWIHCDQGVETNSGL